A window of candidate division WOR-3 bacterium genomic DNA:
TGTTTTCTTAACAGGAATAACTTGTTCAAGTGATTTTCCTACATATAATCCGGGTGGTTATGCTTATTATCAGGGATATGTAGGACCTTGTGAGGCATTCATTTTAGAATTTAACAATTCAGGTGTAAGAAAATGGGCTACTTATTATGGAGGAAGTGATGGGGAGTGGGGGAACTCAATTGCAACAGATATAAGTGGTAATATTTTTGTAACAGGAGAAACTTCTTCAAATGATTTTCCAACATTTTATCCGGGTGGAAATACTTATTATCAGGGAGTATATGCAGGATATACTGATGCATTTATTTTAAAATTTGAAAGCAGTATTTCAGTTAAGGAAAATTTAAATTCTTTTAAGGAAAAAAATAATCTTTATGTATTAAGGAACTCAAAATCTCTTGTTTTAGTTTTTGATATAAAAGAACCCTCTGAAATTGAATTAGATTTTTATAAGCTTGATGGTTCATTAATTGAAAAGAGGAATTATGGGTATTTTGAGAAAGGTATGCAGAGGCTTGAAATAAACTTATCTGGAATTAATAAGAACACCTATTTTATAAAGGTTAAGATGGGAAAATATACAGAAACTGTAAAGGTTTTAAATGTTGAATAAATTGGGAAAAGGGGATTAACTATTTTTACTAAAAATTTACAATACCTTGATAAAAATTGAAGGAGGTAAAAAATGAAAAAAGCAATAGTATTATGTATGGTGATAGGGTTATACGCCCTTAAAGGTAATCAATCAGGAATTTCGGAAGGACTCATCCAGCAATGGATAAATGATTATATTGGATTTGAAAAGAATTTCGGACAGGTAGGAGATTTTGAAGGAAAACCTGTAAAGGAAGTTCTTATAAGGGCAAAACTTCCAAACTTTGGTATTTTCATAACAAGAAAAGGTGTTTCTTATGTTATATACTCATATATAGGAAATAAAAATTTTGATAAGAGGGATAAATTATTTCATCCAGAGGAAAACAAAGGTGAAGTTTCCTATTCAAGGATTGATGTTGATCTTATAGGTGCAAATATAAAAGAGGAGAATATAGAGTTTGAAGATCCATTGCCAGGATATACAAACTATTATCTTTCTTCATGTCCAGATGGAGTTCTTGGAGTTATAACTTATAGAAAGGTAAGGGTAAAGGAAATTTATCCAGGGATTGATTGGGTATGGAGGTATGAAAATGGTAAAGTTCATCATCAGTTTGAGTTAAAGCCCTTTGCTGATATATCAAGGATAAGGATGGATATAAAGTATGCAGATGTTGAGATTAAAGATGGTAAGAAACTTATACTTAAAACTCCTATTTCTCAAATAGAGGATGGAGAGATTCTTGCGTATCAAGGCTCAAAAGAAGCAGAAGTTCTTTATGATTTTGAAGAAGGTTATATTACATTTACTGCAAGTTATTCAAGAGAAAATACTTTAATAATAGATCCACCACTTGCACTTTTATGGGGAACTTATTATGGAGGAGGTAGTAATGATTGGGGCTATTCAATTACAACGGATGCAAATGGTAATGTTTTTGTGGCAGGAGCTACTGCATCAACAGATTTTCCAACATATAATCCGGGTGGAAATGCCTATTATCAGGGATCAAATTTAGGAGGGAGTGATGTGTTCATTTTGAAATTTAATAATTCCGGGGTAAGAAACTGGGCTACTTATTATGGTGGAAATAGTGATGAGTATGGCAGTCCAATTACCACGGATGCAAGTGGTAATGTTTTTTTAACAGGAAGTACTGTGTCAAATAATTTTCCAACATATACCCCGGGCGGAAATGCTTATTATCAAGCAACAAATTTAGGCCTTTTTGATGCATTCATTTTAAAATTCAACAATTCAGGAGTAAGGCTATGGGCTACTTATTATGGTGGAAATAGTTCTGATGATGGCCGGTCAATTACAACGGATTTAAATGGTAATGTTTTTGTAACAGGATCTACTTATTCAACTGATTTTCCAATACAAGATCCAGGTGGAGGTGCATATTATCAGGGTTCAAAAGCAGGAGGTGTGGATGCATTTATTTTAAAATTCAGCAATTCTGGTGAAAGGCTATGGGCTACTTATTATGGTGGAAGTAGTGATGATTATGGCAATTCAATTAAAATGGATTTAAATGGTAATGTTTTTATAACAGGAGAAACTAAGTCAACTAATTTTCCAACATTAGATCCAGGTGGAGGTGCATATTATCAGGGATCAAATGCAGGTGGTTATGATGCATTCATTTTAAAATTCAACAATTCCGGAGTATGGCTATGGGCTACTTATTATGGAGGAAATGATAATGATGAGGGGATTTCAATTACAACGGATTTAAATGGTAATGTTTTTGTAACAGGAGATAGTAAGTCGACTAATTTTCCAACACAAAATCCAGGTGGAGGTGCATATTATCAGGGAACAAATTTAGGAGGGAGT
This region includes:
- a CDS encoding SBBP repeat-containing protein gives rise to the protein MKKAIVLCMVIGLYALKGNQSGISEGLIQQWINDYIGFEKNFGQVGDFEGKPVKEVLIRAKLPNFGIFITRKGVSYVIYSYIGNKNFDKRDKLFHPEENKGEVSYSRIDVDLIGANIKEENIEFEDPLPGYTNYYLSSCPDGVLGVITYRKVRVKEIYPGIDWVWRYENGKVHHQFELKPFADISRIRMDIKYADVEIKDGKKLILKTPISQIEDGEILAYQGSKEAEVLYDFEEGYITFTASYSRENTLIIDPPLALLWGTYYGGGSNDWGYSITTDANGNVFVAGATASTDFPTYNPGGNAYYQGSNLGGSDVFILKFNNSGVRNWATYYGGNSDEYGSPITTDASGNVFLTGSTVSNNFPTYTPGGNAYYQATNLGLFDAFILKFNNSGVRLWATYYGGNSSDDGRSITTDLNGNVFVTGSTYSTDFPIQDPGGGAYYQGSKAGGVDAFILKFSNSGERLWATYYGGSSDDYGNSIKMDLNGNVFITGETKSTNFPTLDPGGGAYYQGSNAGGYDAFILKFNNSGVWLWATYYGGNDNDEGISITTDLNGNVFVTGDSKSTNFPTQNPGGGAYYQGTNLGGSDVFILKFNNSGVRNWATYYGGNSDDGGFSITTDANGNVFVTGVTYSNDFPTLDPGGGAYYQGSNLGGYDAFILKFNNSGVRLWATYYGGNSDDGGFSITRDANGNVFVTGYTYSTNFPTQDPGGGAYYQGTNAGDFDAFILKFEGGLSIDEYLKPSKPEPTKEKNNLYILRNSKSLVLVFDIKEPSEIELDFYNINGSLIEKRNYGYFEKGMQRLEINLSGINKNTYFIKVKMGKYT